CGATCAAGAGGTGAGCGAGATGGTGGAGGCTGCTTACGAGCGTACAAAGAAGATCTTACTCGACAACAAGGATAAACTCGAGAAATTGGCTGAGAATCTCTTGGAGAAAGAGGTGATATTCAAGGAAAATCTGGAGGTCATTTTTGGAAAACGTCAATGGGATAGGGAAGAAGACCTAGTGGAGAAAAACACAGAAGCGATTGAGGAATTGAACCAAAGTGTTGCTCCTGCGGTAGATGAGAAAAGTGCTCCTGTTGAAGACGCAGAAATTTCCGCTGCAGCCGAGAAGGACGATACTTTGACCCAAAGTTGATAAATTGCCCGCTTGGAAAAAGGTTGGGTAAAGATTCTTTCAGGAGCAAGCAACGAGATTGAAATGAAATCCATGTTGCTCAAAGCACAAGAAATTAACGTGGTCGTTATCAATAAGCAAGATTCATCTTATCTGTTCGGTGAAGCCGAATTGTATGTTCCGCAGGATGAGGTGATTCTAGCAAAAAGGATGCTCGATGAAGAAAATGCCTGAGTTAGCTACACGGATCATTGTCGGACTGATCGTGTTCGGCATTTTCCTTTCGTCCATTTTCTTGGGTGGTCCAATCGGGTTTCTGGCTTTTTTCTCCTTTGCGCTGATCGTTGGACTCATGGAGTTTTACAATCTGGTAGACATGGGCGGTTTTAAACCGCAACGGCTTACGGGTTACTTGTTGGGAATCACCATGTTTTTGGGAAATGGCCTCATGACCTTTTATGGCCTCTCCTACAAATTCCTGCTGTTTCCGTTGGTCTGTCTTTTTCTCATTCCACCCATTGAGCTGTATAGGAAGCGCCAAGATCCGTTTACCAATATTGCGCACGGTTTTTTAGGAATCATTTACGTGGCGGTTCCCGTTACATTATTGATCAATATCGTTCATCCGAACGATGAGATCGGCTACAATCCACTGTTCTTTGCCGCATTCCTCCAACTCATTCTTGCCAGCGATTCCGGAGCGTATTTGGCCGGAACTGCCTTCGGGAAGCACAAATTGTTTGAGCGCATCAGCCCTAAAAAAAGTTGGGAAGGAGCATTTGGTGGTCTGCTTATGAGCATGGCGTTCGCCATCGGATTCTCTTATTTCCTCGACTTTCTCAACGTTTGGGAATGGATCGGATTATCCGTGGTTGCAGTAGTTGCAGGCATTTATGGCGACCTGGTTGAAAGCCTTTTGAAGCGTAATGTGGGCGCCAAAGACAGCGGCACCTTACTGCCTGGGCATGGCGGAGTGCTTGACCGTTTGGACAGTATCATTCTGGCTACGCCATTCGCTTTTGTCTATCTCAAGATTTTTCTCTGAACTAAGCACGAACCAAAGCTTACATTTGCGGTTTAATGGCAAGAATGACCATACATAAAGAAGGCTATCGTATGCTAACGCTGTTGGCGTTTGCAGTGGTAGGGATCACATTTGCTGTGATTCACTTCTTCCCTGAACTTAAATGGCTGCATTTTTTGGTCGGAATTGGCGGTGCGATCATCTTTTTGATCTTCCTTCAGTTTTTCAGAAGTCCGAAACGGAAGCTGGTCATTTCATCGCGCAGCATCGTTTGTCCTGCAGATGGAACCGTGGTGGCCATTGAAGAAGTGGATGAGCCCGAGTATTTCAATGGTGAGAAACGCATTCAGGTTTCTGTTTTCATGTCACCGCTCAATGTACATCTCAATCGCTATCCGATCTCTGGGCGTATTGCTTATTCAAAGTACCATCCCGGACTTTTTCTTGTGGCGTGGCATCCAAAGTCGAGTACGGAGAACGAACGTAACACGGTTGTGATTGAAACGGAGTTTGGAGTATCCGTACTCATTCGTCAGATAGCCGGTTTTGTAGCCAGACGCATCGTATGGTATTGTCACGAAGACGATCAAGTAAAACAAGGCGATGAACTTGGTTTCATCAAATTCGGTTCACGTGTAGATCTTTTTCTTCCGTTAGATGCGAAGATCAAAGTAGAATTGGAAGAGAAGGTGAAAGGAGGAATCAGCGTGCTGGCTGAGATTTAAAGAATATCCATCAATTCTTTCAGATTATGAATGTGAATGAACTGAGCTTCATTCATTTTGGGCTTGGCTGGTTCAAATAAGATCGCCTTCCATTTTGCGTTGATGGCGCCTTGCACATCTGCCTCAAAGTGATCTCCGATCATCACACTATTCGCAGCTACGGCTCCGGTAAGGTTCTGCGCATGATCGTAAATTACGCCACTCGGTTTTTTGGCACCAGCACTCTCTGATGTTATCACATGTTCGAAGTAAGGACTTAGACCAGAGCTTTCCATCTTGATGTGCTGCACTTCATCAAACCCGTTGGTGATGATATGAAGCTGATATTTTGGTCTCAGGTATTCCAACACTTCCAACGAGCCATCTACCAGCGCCACTTTGCGCGGGCTTCGCCAGATGTACTGTTCGCCCACTGCAACAGAAAGTTCTCTGTCTGAATGATCAAAGAACTTGAATGCGGCTTCAAATCGCGCGTAGCGCAACGACTCTTTGTTGATCACCCCATTCCTGTAATCTTCCCAGAAGATCTCGTTTATCCGTTTGTATTCGATGATGAATTCATCATCAGAAACGCCTAGTTTTTCGCTCAGTCCGAACTCTTTGAACAGTTCTTTCAGTGTGGCTTCCGAATTGGTTTCGAAATCCCACAGGGTTCTGTCAAGGTCAAAGAAAACGTGTTCTATCTTCTTCAAAACACCTTAGAAAATGATGACTACGGAAGAGACAATGACCGACCATACAACAACCGATGCCGACAGATAGAGGATCACTTTGCGCGGATTGCGGAAAAACCTTGCCGCCAAGAATGTACCGAGCGGAATAGATAGCAGTACTGGTGTAATGGCAGCGAGTCCGATAAGACCGTATTCGCGCTTCACGTGCACAATGATCTTATTCTTCCACGTGAATTTCTTCTTGGGCTTAGATGGTTTTTTCTTGTCAGAACCAGCAGCCATTCGGCTGATCAATAGCATGATGGCCGAACTCAGGTAGAAGAAGAAGAACACACCTATCAGCCCGCCTATCATGGTAATGATGAGTGTTTCGAGGTAGCCGAAGCCAATATTCAAGGAAGTAATGGGAGCCGTCAGGAATTTGGTGGCGCTCAGTATGACTATCAACAATATTTGTAGAATTTTCTCCACCTCCTGATTTCCTTCTCTACGCCATTACCAACATTAGGATATGCCTTTTTGTATAATTATTCCTTTGCTCCGTAAGCAAGGTCTCCAGCATCGCCCAAACCAGGAACGATGTATGAATGCGCTGTCAATTCCTCGTCCAATCCGCCTATCCAGATGGTGCAATTCTTTGGCAGATGTCGTTGGCAGTATTCAAGTCCTTCTCTGCTTGCAATGGCCGCCACGATGTGTACGTGATCAGGATTGCCTCTTCTCAGCAAGGCCTTGAACGCCAACACCATCGATCCGCCTGTGGCCAACATCGGATCGCATAGGATCACGGTTCGTCCTTCAACAGATGGGCTCGAAAGGTATTCCACCTTTATATCGAACGTGCCGTCTTCCTTATGGTTCATGCGATAAGCAGAAATGAAACAATTGTCTGCCTGATCGAAATAATTCAGAATTCCTTGATGGAGTGGAAGACCTGCGCGAAGAATGGTGGCAACCACTGGCTGAGCACTCAGCTGCGGAACATCAGCCTGACCCAATGGCGTGGTGACGGATCCATTGGTCCATTTCAATGTCTTACTTATCTCATAGGCCATCAATTCTCCTATCCGTTCCAGATTCCGCCTAAAACGCATGCGGTCATTTTGTACGTCAACGTTTCGGAGTTCACCTATGAATTGATCGAAAAGCGACCCGTGGCCGCCAAGTATATTGGCCATCTATTGTGAGATTTTGAAATAAGAAATCGGAACTAACGTGCCGAAGGCTAAATATACATATTGAACCTAGGCTATGGGTGCCAAAAGTTACGCTTGCGCCACTTTTACCATATGCACAAAAACATCTCGCCAACCGGCCCAAATGTCGCGGTCTGTTAGTGTCTCGTTGTGCCAAAGTCCAATGAAAGTACCATCCACATCTTTCACCTTTTGCACAATATCGGAGATGTGCTTCTTGGCTTCATCTGGCGGCAGCTTCATGTAATATTTCAGTGTAGCCTCCATCACTGCAAAGGGATAAACCATCAGTTCGGTATCCGTTTCCAGATCAAGGTCATAAAAGCGAAAAGGCGTGCACGTACCAGCTCTGAATCCGATATGTTCGGCATAGCCCATCGAGTGATCTTCAAGAATATCGTTGTCAATCAGTTTTTGGTACGTGTGGGGCAAATGCAGAATGAGAAAATGCTGACGGCTTTTGGTCACAGATCGGTTGATGATCTTCTCCAATCGTTTTTTCTCCGTTTTCAGCTTTTCATTCTTCTGGTTGGAATTGAAACTTGGATGAATGCCTATTTCGGCATAATCGCCTAAATGTTTGATAAGTGATTGGAATTCCAAGTTGTAGAACGGCACATTCTTATCGTTCACTCCGTAATCTGCCAGAAGGAAAAAATAAATGGTTCTAAGCTTGTATTCCTTCTGAATGTCGAGTTGAAAATCGTAGGTGTCGTAAGGGTCGTGTCCGCTTCCAACAAGCACACTCGTACGCTCCATCACTTCGCCAAAATTCAACTTGGATAGTGCGCGGCCATAGGCGCCAACCGTTCGCATAAAACCCTTGTTCTTGTACGCGTAAGCATTATCAATATCGATGGTAGAAATGAACTCGTACTTCCGTTGTTTGAACGCAAGATCTGGATAGGCCGATTTTATCATTGCCCGAATGCGAAGCAGCCATTGATCTACCAACGGTTCCGTAAGGAATCCATTTTTGAACCCAAGACTTTCGGAAGCTTCAAATCGATTGTACTTATCGCGGATGTGTGGCAAACATTCTTCATACCTTGAGAGTAAGAAGAAAGAAGCACTGAATACATCAAAATTGAATGCGGAATCAGTGGAATTCACCGTGTAGAAATACTTTCCGTTTTCATTTTCTGAAACGCGGATGTTCTGGTCTTTTACACCCGTTTCGTGCAATAGTCCTTGCGAACGGAAGTGAATTTCATCTCCAACCTTCGAATGCGAATAGCTGATCTTCGCACCTTCAGCGGCTAAGAATTTTTCTTTGCTACCCGTAAATGAGATCTGCAAACCCAGCATATCCGCCAGCAGCACATTAAAAATGTACCGAACGCGGGGTGTGATCTTGTGGCTGTAAATCAGCATCAATTCAAGTGTTCTATGATGGTAGTGCAGATGAAATCGGCAGCATTTCCATCTCCGAAAATGGGCGGAAAGTCCGTTGGCGGTTTGTGCTTGAAATGATCGTAACCGCTTTTGATCTTTTCAGGATCAGAACCGGCCAAAATGCCACAACCTAATTCTACAATCTCGGTCCATTCCGTTTCTGGCCGCAGAATAACGCAGGGCTTTTTCATGAAAAACGCTTCTTTCTGAACACCACCACTATCGGTCATGATCAATTGCGCATGCTTTTCTAAAAGAAGCATTTCTAAGAACCCAACAGGTTCAATAATGATGAATTTCGGATTCGAATCCAGTAGTTTGGTGCCCGCATCGTTAGAGTTGGTAATCATCTTTGTGGTACGCGGATGAAGCGGCAATACCACTTGGATGCCTTCTTCCAAAGAGATTTCATTCAGTGCTTGGAGAATGCGCGATAGAACCAGAATGTCGTCCGTGTTTTGCGGACGATGAATGGTGGACAAGATGAAGTTGTTCTTGTCAATTCCATGTTTCTCAAACAGTGATTCGTACGCATCTGCTTTTGTTGAATAGAAAAGCGTGTTATCGTACATCAGATCGCCACAATGGAATATGTAAGGATTGTCGATATCTGCTTCCCCACGTTTCTGAGCTTCTTTTAATGAATGGAAGCCTTCGTTTTCCAAGTTTCGAATTCCAGCCTTCGTGGGCGAAAAGAGTAGAGTGGAACAGTGATCGGCAGTTATTCGATTTATTTCTTCTGGCATTCGCTTGTTGAACGAACGAAGTCCTGCTTCAATGTGAATTACAGGAACATGGATTTTAGCCGCGGCCAACGCACCAGCCAGTGTCGAATTGGTGTCGCCATAAACAACAATTGCGTCTGGTTTTTCCAATAAGATCACCTGCTCAATCTCGTCCAACATTTTTCCACTCTGATTTCCGTGGCTTCCAGATCCAATTTCCAATTGATACTTAGGCGATGGAATGCCCATTTCTTGAAAGAAAACATCAGACATTCCATGGTCGTAGTGTTGGCCTGTGTGAACCAACACTTCTGTCAACTGATCGGAAAAACGAGATTGGATTGACCGATTGAGTGCAGCCGCTTTAATGATCTGCGGACGTGCGCCAATAATGGTCAGTAATTTCTTCATTAAAACACTCCTTCGTCCACAAAGCTAAAGTAATCCCGCTCACCAATTATAAGGTGATCAAGAACGGGAATATCCAAAGCATTTCCTGCTTCTTTCAGCTTTTTGGTCAGTTGATGATCTGCTTGACTTGGTTTTAATTGACCTGACGGATGATTGTGTGCTAAGATGATTGCGGAAGCTGGAAACTGAACAGCCAATTTGAATACCACTTTAGGGTCAACGGTTGTTCCAGAAACACCTCCTTTGGAGATGTTCTCTTTTCCGATCACAGCGTTGGCCCGATTCAGAAAAATAACCCAAAATTCTTCGTGCCTTAGGTCGCCCAAATGCGGGTAGACCACATCAAAGGCAGAACGGCTGTCCGTGATCTTAACTCGTTTTTCGGGCTCGCTATCTTTTCGTCTTCTACCTAATTCAAGTGCGGCAATAATGCTGATGGCCTTTGCCTCGCCTATTCCTTTGAATTTCGTTAGGTCTTTTACGGATAGTTTTCCGAGTTCGGAAAGTTGATTGTTCAAGCTCAGAAGAATACGTTTCGAAAGGTCAACAGCTGTTTCTTCCGTATTTCCAGAACCGATCAGAATAGCAATCAACTCAGCATCGCTCAATGCGGATTT
The Flavobacteriales bacterium DNA segment above includes these coding regions:
- a CDS encoding DUF2007 domain-containing protein, coding for MEKGWVKILSGASNEIEMKSMLLKAQEINVVVINKQDSSYLFGEAELYVPQDEVILAKRMLDEENA
- a CDS encoding phosphatidate cytidylyltransferase encodes the protein MPELATRIIVGLIVFGIFLSSIFLGGPIGFLAFFSFALIVGLMEFYNLVDMGGFKPQRLTGYLLGITMFLGNGLMTFYGLSYKFLLFPLVCLFLIPPIELYRKRQDPFTNIAHGFLGIIYVAVPVTLLINIVHPNDEIGYNPLFFAAFLQLILASDSGAYLAGTAFGKHKLFERISPKKSWEGAFGGLLMSMAFAIGFSYFLDFLNVWEWIGLSVVAVVAGIYGDLVESLLKRNVGAKDSGTLLPGHGGVLDRLDSIILATPFAFVYLKIFL
- a CDS encoding phosphatidylserine decarboxylase family protein; this encodes MTIHKEGYRMLTLLAFAVVGITFAVIHFFPELKWLHFLVGIGGAIIFLIFLQFFRSPKRKLVISSRSIVCPADGTVVAIEEVDEPEYFNGEKRIQVSVFMSPLNVHLNRYPISGRIAYSKYHPGLFLVAWHPKSSTENERNTVVIETEFGVSVLIRQIAGFVARRIVWYCHEDDQVKQGDELGFIKFGSRVDLFLPLDAKIKVELEEKVKGGISVLAEI
- a CDS encoding YjjG family noncanonical pyrimidine nucleotidase, with product MKKIEHVFFDLDRTLWDFETNSEATLKELFKEFGLSEKLGVSDDEFIIEYKRINEIFWEDYRNGVINKESLRYARFEAAFKFFDHSDRELSVAVGEQYIWRSPRKVALVDGSLEVLEYLRPKYQLHIITNGFDEVQHIKMESSGLSPYFEHVITSESAGAKKPSGVIYDHAQNLTGAVAANSVMIGDHFEADVQGAINAKWKAILFEPAKPKMNEAQFIHIHNLKELMDIL
- the upp gene encoding uracil phosphoribosyltransferase, with protein sequence MANILGGHGSLFDQFIGELRNVDVQNDRMRFRRNLERIGELMAYEISKTLKWTNGSVTTPLGQADVPQLSAQPVVATILRAGLPLHQGILNYFDQADNCFISAYRMNHKEDGTFDIKVEYLSSPSVEGRTVILCDPMLATGGSMVLAFKALLRRGNPDHVHIVAAIASREGLEYCQRHLPKNCTIWIGGLDEELTAHSYIVPGLGDAGDLAYGAKE
- a CDS encoding polysaccharide deacetylase family protein, whose amino-acid sequence is MLIYSHKITPRVRYIFNVLLADMLGLQISFTGSKEKFLAAEGAKISYSHSKVGDEIHFRSQGLLHETGVKDQNIRVSENENGKYFYTVNSTDSAFNFDVFSASFFLLSRYEECLPHIRDKYNRFEASESLGFKNGFLTEPLVDQWLLRIRAMIKSAYPDLAFKQRKYEFISTIDIDNAYAYKNKGFMRTVGAYGRALSKLNFGEVMERTSVLVGSGHDPYDTYDFQLDIQKEYKLRTIYFFLLADYGVNDKNVPFYNLEFQSLIKHLGDYAEIGIHPSFNSNQKNEKLKTEKKRLEKIINRSVTKSRQHFLILHLPHTYQKLIDNDILEDHSMGYAEHIGFRAGTCTPFRFYDLDLETDTELMVYPFAVMEATLKYYMKLPPDEAKKHISDIVQKVKDVDGTFIGLWHNETLTDRDIWAGWRDVFVHMVKVAQA
- the wecB gene encoding UDP-N-acetylglucosamine 2-epimerase (non-hydrolyzing), with translation MKKLLTIIGARPQIIKAAALNRSIQSRFSDQLTEVLVHTGQHYDHGMSDVFFQEMGIPSPKYQLEIGSGSHGNQSGKMLDEIEQVILLEKPDAIVVYGDTNSTLAGALAAAKIHVPVIHIEAGLRSFNKRMPEEINRITADHCSTLLFSPTKAGIRNLENEGFHSLKEAQKRGEADIDNPYIFHCGDLMYDNTLFYSTKADAYESLFEKHGIDKNNFILSTIHRPQNTDDILVLSRILQALNEISLEEGIQVVLPLHPRTTKMITNSNDAGTKLLDSNPKFIIIEPVGFLEMLLLEKHAQLIMTDSGGVQKEAFFMKKPCVILRPETEWTEIVELGCGILAGSDPEKIKSGYDHFKHKPPTDFPPIFGDGNAADFICTTIIEHLN
- the radC gene encoding DNA repair protein RadC, with protein sequence METYQQTKGIRSWAEDDRPREKLLLKGKSALSDAELIAILIGSGNTEETAVDLSKRILLSLNNQLSELGKLSVKDLTKFKGIGEAKAISIIAALELGRRRKDSEPEKRVKITDSRSAFDVVYPHLGDLRHEEFWVIFLNRANAVIGKENISKGGVSGTTVDPKVVFKLAVQFPASAIILAHNHPSGQLKPSQADHQLTKKLKEAGNALDIPVLDHLIIGERDYFSFVDEGVF